The genomic region ATCACCGGCAAGGCCGCACCGATGCTGGCGGCCAATATCGACACTGACGTGATCATGCCCAAGCAGTTTCTCAAGGGCATAGACCGTAACGGGCTGGATCGCGGGTTGTTCTTTGATTTGCGCTTCTTGGCATCGGGCGAGCCTAACCCGGAGTTCGTGCTGAACCAGCCGGCGTGGCAGGGCGCGAGCTTTATGGTGGTGGGGCCGAACTTCGGTTGTGGTTCCAGCCGGGAGCATGCGGTGTGGGGCTTGAAGCAGATGGGCATTCGCGCGTTGATCGGCAGCAGCTTTGCGGGGATTTTCTATGACAACTGCCAGCGTAATGGGGTGTTGTTGATCACGCTGGAGGAGGCGGTGTTGCAGCGTTTGGGGCAGATGGTGAGTCAGCCTGAACAGGCGCAGATCAGTGTGGATCTTGAGGCGCAGGAGATTCTTTTGGCTGACGGGCAGGTGATTGGGTTTCAGATTGATACGTTGCGCAAGACTGCGTTGTTGTTGGGGTTGGATGCTATCGGCACGACGTTGCAGCGCAGTGAGCAGATCAAGGCGTTTGAGCGCGAGCACCTGGCGGCCAATCCTTGGCTCGGGTGACTAACTGACTCAAGGCAAGCAAGATCAATGGTGGGAGCTGTCGAGCTTTAGCGAGGCTGCGATGCAGGCGCTGCGCTCCTGCAGGTGCACCGCGGTGATCCCATCGCAGCCTCGCTAAAGCTCGACAGCTCCCACAAGTTGACACTTCAAGACCTGTGAGCTTAAGTGGGGCGCGACAAGGAGGTTGGCCCGTCGCGGAAAAAGGAATTTCAGTGTGTGTAACCGCAATCCCGAGTTCGCGCTTTCGACCCGAAACGCCCGCCTGATCATCTTCGCCCGGGGCGTTTCGGATTTTGGCGCGTTCCTCAATATGGTGGCCTTGTCTACCTACGTCTATTGGCTTAGCCAAAGCGTGGTGTTTGTCAGTCTCTTTCTGGCATGCCGCGTCACCGGCGGTATTGTCGCCAGTCTGTTCGGCATCCCGTTTTTCCGGCGCTTTGCCGGGCGTGGCACATTGGCCGGGCTGGACCTTGCCCGGGCGCTGTTGCTGACGCCGCTGCTGTTGTTGATCCCGGCCCATCAGCTCAGCGTGCTGCCCTTTATCGCCTTCGGGATCGGCTTGTGCAATTCGCTGTTTGCCATTGGCCTCAACAGTCAATTGCCAACCTGGGTGGCGCTCGAGCAGCGCGTCTCCACCAATGCGTGGATCACTTCAGCGGCCGCTACCGGTGCGGTCTTCGGCAGTTTGCTGTCCGGACTGTTGATCGCCACCGGTGGATTTGAAGCGGTGTTTGCCGTCAACATTGGCACCTATGTCGTCGCTGCTTGCCTGATCCTGCCGCTGCGCGGGCTGTACTTCGCCACCGTTGGCGTGCACCGGGCCCTCTCGGCGGAATGGCATGAGCTGAAGAAAGGGCTGCGGGG from Pseudomonas yamanorum harbors:
- a CDS encoding MFS transporter, with the translated sequence MCNRNPEFALSTRNARLIIFARGVSDFGAFLNMVALSTYVYWLSQSVVFVSLFLACRVTGGIVASLFGIPFFRRFAGRGTLAGLDLARALLLTPLLLLIPAHQLSVLPFIAFGIGLCNSLFAIGLNSQLPTWVALEQRVSTNAWITSAAATGAVFGSLLSGLLIATGGFEAVFAVNIGTYVVAACLILPLRGLYFATVGVHRALSAEWHELKKGLRGAPVLAAMLLISMLDTLGSAAHNVGWPVLSQYISPDTAKTVMGYLLAVWACGKFVGARLASAVLKNRGNRGMERLFMAGVALMSSGFILTFQQTELWLALMLVVWAGLGDGVSEVALISRAQNEPDSLRLPLFSLLTLIQMAGFGMGMLVVGPFYLTWTPAQVIVLFHGLPLSALVVMGLWMGFRAHRGVRSTTL
- the leuD gene encoding 3-isopropylmalate dehydratase small subunit, giving the protein MSLQPFTRITGKAAPMLAANIDTDVIMPKQFLKGIDRNGLDRGLFFDLRFLASGEPNPEFVLNQPAWQGASFMVVGPNFGCGSSREHAVWGLKQMGIRALIGSSFAGIFYDNCQRNGVLLITLEEAVLQRLGQMVSQPEQAQISVDLEAQEILLADGQVIGFQIDTLRKTALLLGLDAIGTTLQRSEQIKAFEREHLAANPWLG